In Paramormyrops kingsleyae isolate MSU_618 chromosome 5, PKINGS_0.4, whole genome shotgun sequence, one DNA window encodes the following:
- the LOC111859722 gene encoding voltage-dependent calcium channel gamma-2 subunit isoform X2 produces the protein MTCTFSSLAQIFDCDLLRLTLGSVCAGSLIAEWAHPIDADRPRLFRRSIHLLRTSELQLRAVRASSIFPILSVILLFMGGLCIAASEFYKSRHNIILSSGIFFVSAGLSNIIGIIVYISANAGDPSKSDSKKNSYSYGWSFYFGALSFIIAEMVGVLAVHMFIDRHRQLRVGVARAPDYLQSSAITRIPSYRYRYRRRSRSSSRSTEPSQSRDASPVGLKGFNTLPSTEISMYTLTRDALKPATTPTATYNSERDHNFLQVHNCIQKDLKDSSHTNTANRRTTPV, from the exons ATGACCTGCACCTTCTCTTCATTAGCACAGATTTTTGATTGTGATCTCCTCAGGCTAACATTGGGCTCAGTTTGTGCTGGTTCGCTTATAGCAGAATGGGCCCACCCCATAGATGCTGACAGACCCAGACTGTTCCGGAGGAGTATCCATCTTCTGAGAACATCAGAATTGCAGTTGA GAGCTGTGCGAGCATCGAGTATCTTCCCCATCCTCAGCGTCATCCTTCTCTTCATGGGGGGCCTCTGCATAGCTGCCAGTGAGTTCTACAAGTCGCGCCACAACATCATCCTCAGTTCCGGCATCTTCTTTGTGTCAGCAG GCCTCAGCAACATCATTGGGATCATTGTCTACATATCAGCCAATGCGGGGGACCCCTCTAAGAGTGACTCCAAGAAGAACAGCTACTCGTACGGCTGGAGCTTCTACTTTGGTGCGCTGTCCTTCATCATCGCTGAGATGGTGGGCGTGTTGGCGGTCCACATGTTCATCGACCGGCACAGGCAGCTGCGAGTGGGTGTTGCCCGTGCCCCCGACTACCTGCAGAGCTCGGCCATTACGCGCATCCCCAGCTACCGTTACCGCTACCGCCGGCGCTCACGCTCCAGCTCGCGCTCCACGGAGCCATCACAGTCCCGCGACGCCTCGCCCGTGGGCCTCAAGGGCTTCAACACGCTGCCGTCCACTGAGATCTCCATGTACACGCTCACCCGGGATGCCCTGAAGCCCGCGACCACGCCCACCGCCACCTACAACTCCGAAAGGGACCACAACTTCCTGCAGGTGCACAA